One part of the Solea solea chromosome 16, fSolSol10.1, whole genome shotgun sequence genome encodes these proteins:
- the LOC131475838 gene encoding SEC14-like protein 1, whose translation MVQEYQSPVRVYKHPFELIMAAYARRFPKCPLIPVFVDSEIISEDQSEDASTVVTKRRCMIDIDAPRLLKRIAGVDYLYFIQKNTLNRRDRTLHIEVRNETFSNRVIVCENCKYTVHPENEEWTCFEQTASLDMKSFFGFESMAEKIAMKQYAASIKKGKEIIEHYLRELEDEGITYIPRWIPPVSSGTAAAKLLLPPSSTPRAIPVKSAKDRLPCKDPSCSMELLAGSPDDKLDADYIRRYLGDLTPLQESCLIRLRQWLQETHKGKIPKDQHVLRFLRARDFNLDKAREILCQSLTWRKQHQVDFLLDTWKPPQLLQEYYTGGWHHHDRDGRPFYVLRLGQMDTKGLVRALGEEVLLRQVLSINEEGLRRCEENTRVFGRPISCWTCLVDLEGLNMRHLWRPGIKALLRIIEVVEANYPETLGHLLILRAPRVFPLLWTLVSPLIDENTRKKFLVYAGNDYQGPGGLVDLIDTEIIPDFLGGDCMCEFPEGGTVPKSLYRTAEELECEENRLLTDSIYKSASIFKGAPYEMLIEITEASSVITWDFDVSKGDVTFNIYHSKRAPQLPKKDTLGAHGITSLAGPVNAQLIDKNWVLGQDYSMVEKALICREGESVQGSHITRWPGFYILQWRFHSSPACTASSLPRVDDVLASLQVSTHKCKIMYYTEVLASHDFRGSMTSLESCHSGFSQLSGATTSSSQSHTSSISR comes from the exons ATGGTGCAGGAATACCAGTCACCAGTTCGGGTCTACAAGCATCCATTTGAGTTAATCATGGCG GCATATGCAAGAAGATTCCCAAAGTGCCCCTTGATCCCAGTGTTTGTGGACAGTGAGATCATCAGTGAAGACCAGAGTGAGGATGCTTCCACGGTTGTAACTAAGAGGCGTTGTATGATTGACATTGACGCTCCAAGACTTCTTAAAAGG aTTGCCGGCGTCGACTACCTCTACTTCATCCAAAAGAACACTCTGAACCGCAGAGACAGGACGCTACACATTGAGGTCCGCAACGAGACATTCTCCAACAGAGTCATTGTCTGTGAAAACTGCAAGTACACG GTTCATCCAGAGAATGAGGAGTGGACATGCTTTGAACAGACAGCTAGTCTGGATATGAAGTCCTTTTTTGGCTTTGAGAGCATGGCAGAGAAGATAGCTATGAAACAGTATGCTGCAAGTATTAAAAAG GGCAAAGAAATTATTGAGCACTACCTCAGAGAGCTGGAAGACGAAGGCATAACTTATATACCTCGTTGGATACCGCCTGTGTCCTCTGGCACAGCAGCTGCCAAGCTTCTGCTGCCGCCCTCCTCTACTCCCAGAGCCATCCCAGTGAAGAGTGCCAAGGACAGGCTGCCCTGCAAAGACCCCTCCTGTTCCATGGAGCTACTGGCTGGCTCTCCTGACG ACAAGTTGGATGCAGACTACATCAGACGTTACCTAGGTGATTTAACACCTCTGCAGGAGAGCTGTCTTATTCGTCTGCGCCAGTGGCTCCAGGAAACCCACAAGGGCAAG ATTCCAAAGGATCAGCATGTGCTGCGCTTCCTGAGAGCCAGAGATTTCAACCTAGACAAGGCCAGGGAGATTTTGTGTCAATCCCTCACCTGGAGGAAACAACATCAGGTGGACTTCCTGTTAGACACATGGAAGCCTCCACAGCTGCTTCAGGAATATTACACCGGCGGCTGGCACCACCACGACAGAG ATGGACGTCCTTTTTATGTCCTGCGTCTGGGACAAATGGACACTAAGGGACTAGTACGAGCGCTGGGAGAGGAGGTTCTTCTAAGAcag GTCCTGTCCATCAATGAGGAGGGACTGAGGCGTTGTGAAGAAAACACCAGAGTGTTCGGGCGACCTATTAG CTGCTGGACTTGCCTGGTGGATCTCGAGGGTCTCAACATGCGTCACCTGTGGAGACCGGGCATCAAGGCTCTGCTGAGAATCATCGAGGTGGTGGAAGCAAACTACCCTGAGACTCTGGGCCACCTCCTCATACTGAGGGCACCTAGAGTTTTTCCATTGCTCTGGACCCTG GTCAGTCCCTTGATTGATGAGAACACTCGTAAGAAGTTTCTCGTTTATGCCGGAAATGACTACCAGGGTCCCGGAGGCTTGGTGGACCTCATCGACACAGAGATCATCCCTGACTTCTTGGGAGGAGACTGCATG TGTGAGTTCCCAGAAGGAGGCACAGTCCCCAAATCACTGTACAGGACAGCAGAGGAGCTGGAGTGTGAGGAGAACCGTCTATTGACTGACTCAATTTATAAGAGTGCCAGTATCTTCAAGGGTGCTCCATATGAG ATGCTGATCGAGATTACAGAGGCCTCATCTGTCATCACGTGGGATTTTGATGTATCTAAAGGAGATGTGACTTTCAACATCTACCATTCCAAGAGGGCCCCTCAGCTTCCTAAGAAAGACACTCTCGGAGCCCATGGCATTACGTCCCTAGCTGGGCCCGTCAATGCCCAGCTGATAGACAAGAACTGGGTGCTGGGCCAGGACTACAGCATGGTGGAGAAAGCCCTAATttgcagagagggggagagtgtACAG GGATCCCACATAACACGCTGGCCAGGTTTCTACATCCTCCAGTGGCGTTTCCACAGCTCCCCAGCCTGCACTGCTTCCAGCCTGCCTCGGGTGGATGATGTGCTGGCTTCTCTGCAGGTCTCCACACACAAGTGTAAGATCATGTACTACACCGAGGTGCTGGCCTCCCATGACTTCAG GGGATCCATGACCAGTTTGGAGTCTTGTCATAGTGGTTTCTCACAGCTCAGTGGTGCCACTACTTCCTCCAGCCAATCACACACCAGCTCCATCTCAAGGTAG